The nucleotide window CCAAATTCTTGAACGAATGCTCGGTCTTAAAGAGGATCTAAGTGGTTTTTATGAAATGGCCGGGCCCGATGGTGTCATGAGCGCCATTTCCCAGAAGTTCCTTGGTTTTCGGCCTCCCCGTTTTCCGAGCGTGTTCGAGGCGATGATCAATGCGGTAGCCTGCCAACAGTTATCTCTTGAGGTGGGAATACACCTCCTGAATCGCCTCACCCTCAATTATGGGGACTCGATTCCCGGGTATCGCAATGAAGACCGCGCGTTTCCTTCGGCCGAGGCTCTTAGGAGCGCGGACCAGGCCGATCTGCGAAATCTTGGGTTCAGCAGGTCCAAGGCCGGCACTATAGCTTTGCTTGCAGGTCAGGTAGCGGCCGGAGAGGTTGACCTCGAAGGCCTTGCCAAGCTTGATGACCGTGAGGCGTCCGCCATCCTCACGCGCTTTCATGGAATTGGAAGGTGGAGCACGGAATATACGCTGCTGCGTGGACTGGGGCGCTGGAATATCCTTCCTGCTGACGATGTCGGGGCGCGCAACAACCTTCAGCGCCGTTTTGGATTAGCCGCTGACGCCAATTACGACACGGTTGGGGAATTCTGCAGAGCATGGTGGCCTTACGGTGGAATAGTCTACTTTCATCTGCTTCTCGACAGCCTTGCCAGCAGGGGGTTGATTG belongs to bacterium and includes:
- a CDS encoding DNA-3-methyladenine glycosylase 2 family protein, with the translated sequence MPSVGSHQFEVELQAPYRLDATVWVLRRRAHNLMDSWDGAYYGRTLVIGGSPMRVRVRQLSGEGQARARLSVDLDSPGRDLGDQIIAQVRQILERMLGLKEDLSGFYEMAGPDGVMSAISQKFLGFRPPRFPSVFEAMINAVACQQLSLEVGIHLLNRLTLNYGDSIPGYRNEDRAFPSAEALRSADQADLRNLGFSRSKAGTIALLAGQVAAGEVDLEGLAKLDDREASAILTRFHGIGRWSTEYTLLRGLGRWNILPADDVGARNNLQRRFGLAADANYDTVGEFCRAWWPYGGIVYFHLLLDSLASRGLIATGSGPTFES